In the genome of Chryseobacterium arthrosphaerae, one region contains:
- a CDS encoding AIPR family protein, producing MEKALKNYVEELKSDVASLVYSDGEGASFEDKFTEYCIEVFESIGKSEGARVLSYIHPNNQGGIDWKINGYCLKDQFRDENNKTYFETLDLFITSFRNDSFEYNIPKDEYTKSLNQIKRFINSSLKRHIDYIDHSHTELNELIKIIGKQGKDFDRINVYFLINGFSNHEKEKLEINDVDVSVHTWDVARLFKINETNSVHEPIEIEFEKFTQEGKGLQCLQVPNIDEMYDCYLAIIPGEVLANLYKEFSNELLESNVRAFLGQAGKFNKGIRDTIRTKPQMFLPYNNGITATAESVETKSVDGQMVITRLNDFQIVNGGQTTASLYHTQKKFKDADLSKIFVQMKLTVIKDKEQKNSEVPNISRFANSQNKVSELDLSSNNPYFVQIENLSRKKYVVNSENKNQSLLWFFERANGQYRETLNKQTPSQQKKFKEQNPSHLKFVKSDVAKFINLWELEPHFVSQGSQKNFIHFTKKINILVSKNRLPGENFYKKMLANAILFKSTDKLFGRKGVDAIGDTNLKSFTVAYTVSFFHYLTDNRLDLWKIYEDQKIDDVLMLTLRKLLVFVYDHLVKEAHNSLISEYAKRESSWNRLKETHYDEDLQAILKDYLISIKEKEDRESEKDIDTNDEEDRLFIISEIHKFGLKFWDGFVRFLENNSLEGFNKNSVEEVLKAIQKNKNFLPRDITIGRKMIRYLAENPSFLLDMKVQSKLEDKESVEIKYMFDRLKLLAKDDWKKIIDLANHTNIFTIPELGNVKSIQSSLSKNERIREQSLLKAYESIKKLKRFGINI from the coding sequence ATGGAAAAAGCATTAAAAAATTACGTAGAAGAACTAAAATCAGATGTGGCTTCTTTGGTTTACTCAGATGGAGAAGGTGCAAGTTTTGAAGATAAATTTACAGAATACTGCATCGAAGTTTTTGAATCAATCGGAAAGTCTGAAGGTGCAAGAGTTTTGTCTTATATTCATCCCAATAATCAAGGCGGAATCGATTGGAAGATCAACGGCTATTGTCTGAAAGACCAGTTTAGAGATGAAAATAACAAAACGTATTTTGAAACTTTAGATTTATTCATTACGAGTTTTAGAAACGACAGTTTTGAGTACAATATTCCGAAAGATGAATATACAAAGTCTTTGAATCAAATCAAAAGATTCATCAATTCATCACTGAAAAGGCATATTGATTACATCGACCATTCGCATACAGAACTCAACGAACTGATAAAAATTATTGGTAAACAAGGAAAAGATTTTGACAGAATTAATGTGTATTTTCTTATCAATGGTTTTTCAAATCATGAAAAGGAAAAATTAGAAATTAACGATGTTGATGTTTCCGTTCACACTTGGGACGTTGCAAGATTATTTAAAATAAACGAAACAAACAGCGTTCACGAGCCAATTGAAATTGAGTTTGAAAAATTTACCCAAGAAGGAAAAGGGTTGCAATGTCTTCAAGTTCCAAACATTGATGAAATGTATGATTGTTATTTGGCGATTATCCCTGGTGAAGTTTTAGCCAATTTATACAAAGAATTTTCTAACGAATTGCTGGAAAGCAATGTCCGTGCATTTCTTGGTCAGGCCGGAAAATTCAACAAAGGAATTCGGGATACCATTCGTACAAAACCACAAATGTTTTTACCTTACAATAACGGAATTACTGCAACCGCCGAAAGCGTAGAAACAAAATCTGTTGACGGACAAATGGTCATCACTCGACTCAATGATTTTCAAATCGTAAACGGGGGGCAAACGACAGCTTCACTTTATCATACTCAGAAGAAATTCAAAGATGCAGATTTGAGCAAGATTTTTGTCCAAATGAAACTAACGGTTATAAAAGATAAAGAACAGAAAAATAGTGAAGTACCTAATATTTCAAGATTTGCCAACAGCCAAAACAAAGTCTCTGAACTTGATTTGTCATCTAATAATCCTTATTTTGTTCAGATAGAAAATCTTTCGAGGAAAAAATACGTAGTGAATTCGGAAAACAAAAACCAATCACTACTTTGGTTTTTTGAACGCGCAAACGGACAGTATCGTGAAACGCTGAATAAGCAAACCCCAAGTCAGCAAAAAAAATTCAAGGAGCAGAATCCTTCTCACCTGAAGTTTGTGAAGTCTGATGTTGCAAAGTTCATTAACCTTTGGGAATTGGAACCTCATTTTGTTTCACAGGGTTCACAGAAAAACTTCATTCATTTCACCAAAAAAATCAATATTTTAGTTAGTAAGAATAGACTGCCGGGGGAAAATTTCTACAAAAAAATGTTAGCTAATGCGATTTTATTTAAATCAACAGATAAATTATTCGGGCGAAAAGGAGTTGATGCTATTGGTGATACCAACTTAAAATCTTTCACTGTAGCTTATACAGTTTCTTTTTTCCATTATTTGACAGATAACCGACTGGATTTATGGAAAATTTATGAAGACCAAAAAATAGATGATGTTTTAATGCTTACACTCAGAAAACTTTTGGTTTTTGTATATGATCATTTAGTAAAAGAAGCTCATAACAGTTTGATTTCTGAATATGCTAAAAGAGAATCTTCTTGGAATCGATTGAAAGAAACACATTACGACGAAGATTTACAGGCGATCCTTAAAGATTATTTAATTTCTATAAAAGAAAAAGAAGATCGAGAAAGTGAAAAGGATATCGATACAAATGATGAGGAAGATAGGCTTTTTATTATCAGTGAAATCCATAAATTTGGGTTGAAATTTTGGGATGGGTTCGTTCGTTTTCTCGAAAATAACTCCTTGGAAGGCTTTAATAAAAATTCGGTTGAAGAGGTTTTAAAAGCTATTCAGAAAAATAAAAACTTCTTACCTAGAGATATAACCATCGGCAGAAAAATGATTAGGTATTTAGCAGAAAACCCCTCTTTTCTTTTAGATATGAAAGTTCAATCTAAATTAGAGGACAAAGAATCGGTTGAAATAAAGTATATGTTTGATCGTCTAAAGCTTCTGGCAAAAGATGATTGGAAAAAAATAATTGACTTGGCAAACCATACTAATATTTTTACAATACCTGAATTAGGTAATGTAAAATCTATACAATCATCATTGTCAAAAAATGAACGGATTAGAGAGCAGTCATTATTGAAAGCCTATGAATCAATAAAAAAATTAAAAAGGTTTGGAATTAATATTTAG
- a CDS encoding PD-(D/E)XK motif protein: MVNIKSIWETQKPTGDIIIKTRIGDIPHLNCYAATNNITGLHLYIMSVSRNVKIPELKNYRFKGVEIFSVETDDFCELNIYLLDNDLKDIFSLFIQNILEDVAKCVTENEAITKTLNVISKWKKLFDKINFNGLSIEQQKGLIGELLFINHLLDCQKSPSTVLNAWTGPDFEDKDFVFGGIGIEIKLTSSKYPKIKITNEGQLDSQNLTELFLILYISEDVKDNGFTLNSLISQTQKKLSENIDELKFFNERLMLLGYFDEDKEHYNKMFSLKRTHSYSVSEEFPKITKSNLPIGIYNTSYFIELSAVDNFSVEIDEITQNI; the protein is encoded by the coding sequence ATGGTTAATATTAAATCAATCTGGGAAACGCAGAAACCAACCGGTGACATTATTATAAAAACAAGAATTGGAGATATTCCACATCTAAATTGTTACGCTGCAACTAATAACATCACTGGACTGCACTTGTACATAATGTCGGTTTCTAGGAATGTAAAAATCCCGGAACTTAAGAATTACCGTTTCAAGGGCGTGGAGATTTTCAGCGTTGAAACTGATGATTTTTGTGAGTTGAATATTTATTTGTTAGACAATGACTTAAAAGATATTTTTTCTTTGTTCATCCAAAATATTCTGGAGGATGTTGCTAAATGTGTTACAGAAAATGAAGCAATTACAAAAACACTTAACGTTATTTCTAAATGGAAAAAACTTTTTGATAAAATAAATTTCAATGGTTTAAGTATTGAACAGCAAAAAGGTTTGATTGGCGAATTGCTTTTTATCAACCATCTGTTAGACTGTCAAAAATCTCCCTCAACTGTACTGAATGCTTGGACAGGACCAGATTTTGAGGATAAAGATTTTGTTTTTGGAGGAATTGGAATTGAAATTAAATTGACATCTTCAAAATATCCAAAAATAAAAATTACCAATGAAGGACAATTGGACTCGCAAAATTTAACCGAATTATTTTTGATTCTCTATATCTCGGAAGATGTGAAAGATAATGGTTTTACACTCAATTCTTTAATCAGTCAAACTCAAAAAAAACTGTCTGAAAATATCGATGAACTTAAGTTTTTCAACGAAAGACTGATGCTTTTAGGTTATTTTGACGAAGATAAAGAACACTATAATAAAATGTTTTCTTTAAAAAGAACTCATTCCTATTCTGTTTCAGAAGAGTTTCCGAAAATCACCAAAAGTAATCTTCCTATTGGCATTTACAATACTTCTTATTTTATCGAACTGTCCGCCGTAGATAATTTTTCAGTCGAAATAGATGAGATTACCCAAAATATTTAA